In Paenibacillus sp. BIC5C1, a genomic segment contains:
- a CDS encoding glycoside hydrolase family 30 protein, whose amino-acid sequence MTKFKMYKSTGEDALFVSVSQDQLKSQDSGKETTTVLLDDQQTYQEMDGFGASFTDSSAYLINQILSEEQRAEVMTRLFHPEEGIGLSVIRNPMGASDYARTVYSYNDLPENQTDPECSGFSIAHDEADVIPLTQKALELNPQLKLFASPWSAPGWMKTSGSMITGQLKNEWYPAYAEYFVKYIQAYASHGLPIHAVTPQNEALYEPGHYPGMLMPAEAQANFIKNHLKPAFVRNDIQSKILCYDHNWDRPDYPLTVLNEAAEEVDGVAWHWYGGDASAQTKVYEAFADKEVHFTEGSGGEWIPPFEQAFSNVIRTGIEILRNYSKSFVLWNMALDENNGPTVPGFGKSTCRGIVKVNQQTKELTYTLDYYALAHFSALIRPKAVRIDSSSNEAAIRSVAFKNTDGSIALVLFNDGEETGNVQVQLREEELLSFQLESKSALSILINQD is encoded by the coding sequence ATGACGAAATTCAAAATGTACAAATCCACGGGAGAAGATGCATTGTTTGTATCCGTGTCCCAGGATCAATTGAAATCTCAGGACTCCGGCAAGGAGACAACGACTGTTCTTCTGGATGATCAGCAGACGTATCAGGAAATGGATGGTTTTGGAGCTTCTTTTACCGATTCTTCTGCCTATCTAATCAACCAGATACTAAGCGAAGAGCAGAGAGCTGAAGTCATGACCCGGTTGTTCCATCCCGAGGAAGGCATCGGATTGTCGGTCATTCGCAATCCGATGGGAGCTTCAGACTATGCCAGAACGGTATACAGCTATAATGATCTGCCAGAAAATCAAACGGACCCGGAATGTTCCGGGTTCAGCATTGCACACGATGAAGCAGATGTTATTCCTTTGACTCAGAAGGCTTTGGAGCTGAATCCTCAATTGAAGCTGTTCGCTTCTCCTTGGAGCGCGCCCGGCTGGATGAAAACAAGTGGCTCCATGATTACAGGACAATTGAAAAATGAGTGGTATCCGGCATATGCGGAATATTTTGTGAAATATATTCAAGCCTACGCATCCCATGGATTGCCTATCCATGCAGTAACACCACAGAATGAGGCGCTTTATGAACCAGGTCATTATCCCGGCATGTTGATGCCAGCTGAAGCGCAAGCGAACTTTATCAAAAATCATCTCAAGCCGGCTTTCGTCAGAAATGACATTCAGTCCAAAATCCTTTGTTATGATCACAACTGGGATCGTCCGGATTATCCGCTGACAGTGCTTAATGAGGCGGCAGAAGAGGTAGATGGAGTCGCTTGGCATTGGTATGGGGGCGATGCCTCGGCACAAACAAAGGTATATGAAGCCTTTGCCGATAAAGAGGTACATTTCACCGAAGGATCAGGAGGAGAATGGATCCCTCCATTCGAACAGGCTTTCTCCAATGTCATCAGAACAGGGATTGAGATTCTTCGCAATTACAGCAAATCTTTTGTGCTCTGGAATATGGCACTGGATGAGAACAACGGTCCTACCGTTCCTGGCTTCGGGAAAAGTACGTGCCGCGGCATTGTAAAGGTTAACCAACAGACGAAAGAACTTACTTATACACTGGACTATTATGCTCTTGCTCATTTCAGTGCATTGATTCGTCCCAAAGCGGTACGTATCGATTCGTCCTCCAATGAGGCAGCCATTCGTTCCGTAGCCTTCAAAAATACGGATGGTTCGATTGCTCTCGTGCTTTTCAATGACGGGGAAGAAACAGGAAATGTGCAGGTTCAGCTAAGAGAAGAAGAACTGTTAAGTTTCCAACTCGAATCCAAAAGTGCTTTGTCCATATTGATTAACCAAGATTAA
- a CDS encoding glycosyltransferase, which produces MIIKKRRSTPTKSQKNRRTVQHPNQVYLRKINATLNRKLKSIQHHLVVQQSDLQQHLMKIIQDGKEQIVESKDSRIVSDFPRVQYKQLNVLLITPVMERDSSANSVLIEQSLRHLVQYVNEIKTIQPVADHTSGQQLDLILVLHGEDVLSNQNLEAMSASSAKKAIWLTDQSDLKQMESIIHFFDYVFTQNSAHTPSMGNVSCHELPFPPNPTVFCPQVVGREYESDVYIIGDAHPGSCLFALATHAWLSDKKVRVEGKGWEGFGAFVPVQPHELREKLYNGSKLVVQDNSSARRIMEVAACGTFQLISASSNAPANTDAFQRYATFEELVQKLGQYWDHVEQRRLAASQALSYMKYNQSYLHKSLQLMDIIFQ; this is translated from the coding sequence ATGATCATCAAAAAAAGGAGGAGTACGCCAACTAAGTCCCAAAAGAATCGGCGCACTGTCCAGCATCCCAATCAGGTGTATCTTAGAAAAATAAACGCAACATTGAACCGTAAACTCAAATCAATCCAGCATCATCTGGTTGTACAGCAATCGGATTTGCAGCAGCATCTTATGAAAATAATTCAAGACGGCAAGGAACAGATCGTGGAAAGTAAAGACAGCAGAATAGTATCAGATTTTCCCCGTGTTCAATATAAACAGCTGAATGTTCTCCTCATAACTCCTGTTATGGAAAGAGATAGCTCTGCGAATTCTGTTTTGATTGAACAGAGCTTGAGGCATCTGGTTCAATATGTCAATGAGATCAAAACGATCCAGCCAGTGGCAGATCACACTTCAGGACAGCAATTGGATTTGATTCTAGTTCTGCATGGAGAAGATGTTCTGTCGAATCAGAATTTGGAAGCAATGAGCGCTTCCTCTGCCAAAAAGGCAATTTGGTTGACAGATCAGTCGGATCTAAAACAGATGGAATCGATAATCCATTTTTTTGATTATGTTTTCACACAGAATTCCGCTCACACTCCATCTATGGGAAATGTCTCATGTCATGAACTTCCTTTCCCACCGAATCCCACAGTGTTCTGTCCGCAGGTGGTGGGAAGAGAATACGAGTCAGATGTCTATATCATTGGGGATGCACATCCTGGCAGTTGCCTGTTTGCTCTTGCCACTCATGCGTGGTTATCAGATAAAAAAGTGCGTGTTGAGGGAAAGGGATGGGAGGGTTTCGGTGCATTTGTACCCGTGCAACCTCATGAGCTTCGGGAAAAGTTGTACAACGGCAGCAAACTTGTTGTTCAGGACAACTCATCCGCGAGACGTATCATGGAAGTAGCGGCATGTGGTACATTTCAACTCATTTCGGCTTCATCTAACGCTCCTGCGAACACGGATGCTTTCCAACGCTATGCAACTTTTGAAGAACTTGTACAGAAGCTTGGACAATATTGGGACCATGTGGAACAACGAAGATTGGCTGCTTCCCAGGCACTTTCTTATATGAAATACAATCAATCCTATCTTCATAAAAGTTTGCAACTTATGGATATTATTTTCCAATGA